From a region of the Zonotrichia albicollis isolate bZonAlb1 chromosome 5, bZonAlb1.hap1, whole genome shotgun sequence genome:
- the LOC102073003 gene encoding alcohol dehydrogenase 1, with protein sequence MSTAGKVIKCKAAVLWEANKPFSIEDVEVAPPKEHEVRVKIVATGICRSDDHVITGALVMPFPIILGHEAAGVVESVGQGVTAVKPGDKVIPLFVPQCGECQNCLNTKGNLCSKTDLGTSGGLMADGTTRFTCKGKAIHHFLGTSTFTEYTVLHESAVAKIDSAAPLEKVCLIGCGFSTGYGAALQTAKVEQGSTCAVFGLGGVGLSVIMGCKVAGASRIIAVDINSDKFAKAKELGATDCINPKDFNKPIHEVLTEMTNGGVDYSFEVIGRTDTMTAALACCQYNYGVSVIVGVPPAAQKITFDPMLLFSGRSWKGSVFGGWKSKDAVPKLVADYMKKKFVLDPLITHTLPFTKINEGFDLLRTGKSIRSVLTF encoded by the exons ATGAGCACGGCAGGCAAA GTTATTAAATGcaaggcagcagtgctgtgggaagCCAACAAACCATTCAGTATTGAGGATGTGGAAGTTGCCCCACCAAAAGAACATGAAGTGCGTGTAAAG ATCGTGGCCACTGGGATCTGCCGCTCTGATGACCATGTGATAACTGGTGCACTGGTAATGCCTTTTCCAATAATTCTTGGGCATGAAGCAGCTGGTGTTGTGGAGAGTGTTGGGCAGGGAGTGACTGCAGTCAAGCCAG GAGACAAGGTTATTCCACTCTTTGTTCCACAGTGTGGGGAGTGCCAGAACTGCTTAAACACCAAGGGTAATCTGTGCAGTAAAACTGA TCTTGGTACAAGTGGTGGATTAATGGCTGATGGCACCACCAGATTCACCTGTAAAGGAAAAGCAATTCACCATTTTCTTGGTACAAGTACCTTCACTGAATACACAGTACTGCATGAATCTGCTGTGGCCAAAATtgattctgctgctcctctggaaaAAGTTTGTCTTATTGGCTGTGGATTTTCAACTGGTTACGGGGCTGCTTTGCAGACTGCCAAG GTGGAACAAGGCTCCACCTGTGCCGTTTTTGGCCTCGGAGGAGTTGGCCTCTCCGTTATCATGGGCTGCAAGGTGGCCGGGGCTTCCCGCATCATTGCTGTGGACATCAACAGTGACAAGTTTGCTAAGGCCAAGGAGCTGGGAGCCACCGACTGCATCAACCCCAAAGATTTCAATAAGCCCATCCACGAGGTGTTGACGGAAATGACCAACGGGGGTGTGGACTACTCCTTCGAGGTCATCGGCCGTACGGATACCATG ACTGCAGCCTTGGCCTGTTGTCAGTATAACTACGGAGTCAGTGTGATTGTGGGAGTGCCCCCTGCAGCACAAAAGATCACCTTTGATCCCATGCTCCTCTTCTCTGGTCGCAGCTGGAAAGGCTCCGTCTTTGGAG gctgGAAGAGTAAAGATGCAGTTCCCAAACTGGTTGCTGACTACATGAAGAAAAAGTTTGTTCTGGATCCACTAATAACCCACACACTACCTTTCACAAAGATCAATGAAGGATTTGATCTTCTAAGGACAGGGAAGAG CATCCGCAGTGTCCTGACATTTTAG